The Alcanivorax sediminis genome window below encodes:
- a CDS encoding DUF1631 domain-containing protein encodes MSRVAHLHSDSPTKDIARLPQAIEKVRSRHVALCVDYLSDMLDGADDALYALIEKATDSERDGYFEAMRALRVQRQDIMTGFRQSLESLFQNLASPSRLSSPSTHVAVDLDSLTLVNEDEVETSVALDNMARRARNGCDEQLRVLNHRLQFLLKNDTELGEKNSPLEPRQLVTAFSDVLGKLALDIKARLVVLKLFEREVMAETGFLVSEANAVLIKAGVLPDMKTAPIAPVRRPGSRSLSRSSASPVTGPASPAATPHPAQSEGNDQMFGLLQELLVTMRGLQGGSGEAPSAGQNDTPMAVMHNGVPHMNGAPIANPVGVRPVSSDDLLAVLNRLQRVEQSLNPAEEQTGSLKSDLSDLLDSEHGQAIHALDQGDDDVINLVTMLFDFILDDEGLASEIKALIGRLQIPLLKVAITDKSFFSNESHDARLLLNTLARAGGQWDPQQGIQDELYQRINQAVHRIIDDFEEDASLFHRLLLEFEEYLAGQSSRSDRVEQRVREAEEGKVRAQQARQAVTTALDERVAGRRLPETVVQLLRQGWSEVMYLTWLKDGAESLAWQKRLKVVDAVVWSALEHSSQGALEKLKLLSPKLLNSVQSGLAQIHYDENESGELLRGLAEVHQQLLKGLETARVEVAPQQEAPNVAEQDPELPEDHYLVRKAAQMSAGQWVELLDGDESRRAKLAANIRSGVKLVFTNRRGIKVVEFSAYSLAVALHKGTVKLIEEGALFDRALEAVIGDLRRMQAGSP; translated from the coding sequence ATGTCCAGGGTCGCTCATTTGCACTCCGACTCCCCAACAAAAGACATTGCCCGTTTGCCGCAGGCCATTGAGAAGGTGCGCTCCCGGCACGTCGCCCTGTGTGTGGACTATCTCAGCGACATGCTCGATGGTGCGGATGACGCCCTGTATGCCCTTATTGAAAAGGCGACAGACAGCGAACGTGATGGCTATTTCGAGGCCATGCGTGCACTTCGGGTGCAGAGGCAGGACATCATGACCGGGTTTCGTCAGTCGCTGGAAAGCCTGTTCCAGAATCTGGCAAGTCCGAGCCGGTTATCGAGCCCCTCCACTCATGTGGCTGTGGATCTGGATTCACTGACACTGGTCAATGAGGACGAGGTGGAAACCTCGGTGGCGCTGGATAATATGGCGCGCAGAGCCCGCAACGGCTGTGATGAGCAGCTGCGCGTCCTCAATCATCGTCTTCAATTCCTGCTCAAGAACGACACCGAGCTGGGTGAAAAGAACAGTCCGCTGGAGCCGCGCCAGCTGGTGACGGCCTTCAGTGATGTGCTTGGCAAACTCGCTCTGGATATCAAGGCACGACTGGTCGTCCTCAAGTTATTCGAGCGGGAAGTCATGGCGGAAACCGGTTTTCTGGTCAGTGAGGCCAATGCCGTATTGATCAAGGCGGGAGTGCTTCCCGACATGAAAACTGCGCCCATAGCGCCGGTCAGGAGACCGGGTAGCCGCTCTCTTTCCCGTTCCAGCGCTTCCCCTGTTACAGGCCCCGCCTCGCCTGCTGCAACTCCTCACCCGGCGCAGTCAGAGGGCAATGACCAGATGTTCGGCCTTCTGCAGGAGCTGCTGGTGACCATGCGGGGTTTGCAGGGCGGTTCCGGTGAGGCGCCATCCGCCGGGCAGAACGACACCCCCATGGCGGTCATGCATAACGGCGTGCCACACATGAATGGTGCGCCCATCGCCAACCCGGTCGGGGTACGCCCGGTCAGCTCGGATGACCTGCTGGCGGTGCTCAATCGGCTGCAGCGCGTTGAGCAAAGTCTGAACCCTGCAGAGGAGCAGACGGGCTCGTTGAAATCGGATCTCTCGGACTTGCTGGACAGCGAACACGGCCAGGCCATCCATGCCCTGGATCAGGGGGATGATGACGTCATCAATCTGGTCACCATGCTGTTTGATTTTATTCTCGACGACGAGGGGTTGGCATCCGAGATCAAGGCGTTGATTGGCCGCTTGCAGATACCGCTTCTCAAGGTGGCGATTACCGACAAGAGCTTCTTCAGTAATGAGAGCCATGATGCCCGCTTGTTGCTGAATACGCTGGCAAGAGCGGGCGGGCAGTGGGATCCACAGCAAGGGATACAGGATGAGCTCTATCAACGCATCAATCAGGCGGTGCATCGCATCATTGATGACTTCGAAGAGGATGCCAGCCTGTTTCACCGCCTGCTGTTGGAGTTCGAAGAGTACCTGGCCGGCCAGTCTTCCCGCTCCGACCGTGTGGAGCAACGTGTCAGGGAGGCAGAGGAGGGCAAGGTGCGCGCCCAGCAGGCGCGCCAGGCTGTTACCACCGCGCTGGATGAGCGTGTTGCCGGGCGTCGATTGCCGGAGACGGTAGTGCAGCTGTTACGCCAGGGCTGGAGCGAGGTGATGTATCTGACCTGGCTAAAGGATGGCGCTGAGAGCCTGGCCTGGCAAAAGCGATTGAAGGTGGTGGATGCGGTGGTCTGGAGTGCGCTGGAGCATAGCAGCCAGGGCGCGTTGGAAAAGCTCAAGTTGCTCAGTCCGAAGCTGTTGAATTCCGTACAGTCCGGACTTGCGCAGATTCATTACGATGAAAATGAAAGTGGTGAACTGTTGCGCGGGTTGGCGGAGGTGCATCAGCAATTACTCAAGGGGCTGGAGACCGCGCGGGTTGAAGTGGCGCCGCAGCAGGAGGCGCCGAATGTGGCTGAACAGGATCCTGAGTTGCCGGAAGATCATTATCTTGTCCGCAAGGCGGCGCAGATGTCTGCAGGGCAGTGGGTGGAATTGCTGGACGGTGACGAGAGCCGAAGAGCGAAGCTGGCTGCCAATATTCGCAGTGGCGTCAAGTTGGTCTTTACCAACCGCAGGGGTATCAAGGTAGTGGAATTTTCCGCATACAGCCTGGCCGTTGCCCTTCACAAGGGGACTGTTAAACTCATTGAAGAAGGGGCTCTGTTTGATCGGGCTCTGGAAGCCGTAATTGGTGATTTGCGGCGTATGCAGGCAGGCTCTCCTTAA
- the ampD gene encoding 1,6-anhydro-N-acetylmuramyl-L-alanine amidase AmpD: MLTLSDHRVKQAQWCPSPNHNERPDPDDISLLVIHNISLPPGQFGGPYIEDLFCNRLDPDKHPYFQEVHQLTVSSHFLIRRDGQLMQFVPCDRRAWHAGVSAFAGRENCNDYSIGVELEGTDQLPYECAQYRTLVALTALLQRHYPAITRERITGHEQIAPGRKTDPGPAFQWDSYFKSLAAFKENLA; the protein is encoded by the coding sequence GTGCTGACCCTCTCAGATCATCGGGTGAAGCAGGCGCAATGGTGCCCCTCGCCCAATCATAACGAACGCCCTGACCCTGACGATATTTCCCTTCTGGTCATTCATAACATCAGTCTCCCGCCGGGTCAGTTTGGCGGCCCCTATATCGAAGACCTGTTCTGCAATCGTCTCGATCCAGACAAGCACCCCTATTTTCAGGAAGTGCATCAGCTCACTGTTTCCTCGCACTTTCTGATCCGGCGCGACGGCCAGCTGATGCAGTTCGTCCCCTGTGACCGGCGTGCCTGGCATGCCGGCGTTTCCGCCTTTGCCGGAAGGGAGAACTGCAACGACTACTCTATCGGCGTAGAGCTGGAAGGCACCGATCAACTGCCTTACGAATGTGCCCAGTACCGTACCCTGGTAGCGCTGACGGCGCTGCTGCAACGGCATTATCCGGCCATTACCCGAGAGCGAATCACCGGGCATGAACAGATCGCCCCGGGTCGCAAGACCGACCCGGGCCCGGCGTTTCAGTGGGACAGCTATTTCAAGAGTCTGGCGGCATTCAAGGAGAATCTGGCATGA
- the ampE gene encoding regulatory signaling modulator protein AmpE → MTFLMLILVLGLRRLESDWPHWMINGQRHHAWLQILASRFGNGLLLWCLAIAIPAVLLGLIECWLQGFWGQWLWLLLGSVVLLWLLGGHSEFRQVDELLVRGRMNDPEGFAALAEDEFGVQGDPTEPAVQQALAERILGREQQLFVAIFWLVVFGLPAALVVVLNHSWSQRAERENTRWATTLDHWLSWPAQRLMIFSMALVGDFAAVLDYMRGHWLKLQGAEKHAAIAARVAMDVPEQEVGSPFYQMIAPLESLQGLLLRCMAVWLIMAALWVMLS, encoded by the coding sequence ATGACCTTTCTGATGTTGATACTGGTGCTTGGTCTGCGTCGTCTCGAAAGTGACTGGCCGCACTGGATGATTAATGGGCAACGGCACCATGCCTGGTTGCAGATTCTGGCCAGCCGCTTTGGCAACGGCCTGCTGCTGTGGTGTCTGGCCATTGCCATCCCGGCGGTGCTGTTAGGCCTCATTGAGTGCTGGCTGCAAGGGTTCTGGGGGCAGTGGCTGTGGCTCTTGCTTGGCAGCGTGGTGCTGCTCTGGTTGCTGGGCGGCCACAGCGAATTTCGGCAGGTAGATGAACTGCTGGTGCGCGGCCGCATGAATGACCCTGAAGGCTTTGCTGCTTTGGCGGAAGATGAATTTGGCGTGCAGGGCGATCCGACGGAACCTGCCGTGCAGCAAGCGCTGGCTGAGCGGATTCTGGGTCGTGAGCAGCAGCTGTTTGTGGCCATTTTCTGGCTGGTCGTCTTTGGCCTGCCTGCGGCGCTTGTTGTGGTTCTTAACCATTCCTGGTCGCAGCGGGCCGAGCGGGAAAATACCCGTTGGGCAACCACGCTTGATCATTGGTTGAGCTGGCCTGCGCAGCGCCTGATGATCTTCAGCATGGCGCTGGTGGGCGATTTTGCAGCGGTGCTGGATTACATGCGCGGTCACTGGCTGAAACTGCAGGGGGCAGAAAAACATGCGGCTATCGCCGCAAGAGTTGCCATGGATGTGCCTGAGCAGGAAGTGGGCTCCCCTTTCTATCAAATGATTGCACCGCTGGAGTCCCTGCAGGGCCTGCTGCTGCGCTGCATGGCCGTGTGGCTGATCATGGCGGCGCTGTGGGTGATGTTGAGCTGA
- the aceE gene encoding pyruvate dehydrogenase (acetyl-transferring), homodimeric type — translation MQKRSFFDDMDPAETREWLDALESVVEREGPERAAWLLDVIANEAQEQGIHRTHLNTPYLNTISPQDEAPIPGDVFMERRIRSLVRWNALAMVMRANMNNDDELGGHIASFASSATLYDVGFNHFFRAPSDKNEGDLVFFQGHSAPGVYARAYLEGRISEEQLDNFRREVDGQGLSSYPHPWLMPDFWQFPTVSMGLGPIQAIYQAHIMKYLQNRELIEKDDRKVWAFMGDGEMDEPESLGALALAGREKLDNLVFVVNCNLQRLDGPVRGNGKIIQELEGVFRGAGWNVIKVVWGRLWDPLLEKDSQGLLRRRMEECVDGEYQAYKKNGGAYTREHFFGEYPELKELVAHMSDEDIYRLNRGGHDPFKVYAAYHEATRHTGRPTVILAKTVKGYATGAGEAVNKTHQMKKLDLESLKEFRDRFDMPFTDEQLKDVPYYRPESDSPELRYMNEQRNKLGGFMPVRRQQASEPLTIPGLDVFASFLEGSGDREISTTMAFVRMMSALIKDKQIGERVVPIVPDEARTFGMEGLFRQLGIYSSGGQKYEPEDAGQVMYYREDKKGRILEEGINEAGAMSGWLAAATSYSVHNFALIPFYIYYSMFGFQRIGDLAWAAGDSQARGFLLGATAGRTTLNGEGLQHQDGHSHILAGTIPNCVTYDPTYSYELAVILHDGLKRMYENNEKVFYYLTLMNENYRHGAMPEGAEEGIRRGMYLLREGKGKNKKTLRVQLLGSGTILREVEAAAELLRDDFGIAADVWSVTSFNELRREGIRKDRDELLHPDSEREQNWVEKCLADREGPVIASTDYMRSFADQIRPWIKAPYLVLGTDGFGRSDSRQKLRHFFEVDRYFVVLASLNALRKEGKVDAATVKQAIEKYGIDTDKPYPVMH, via the coding sequence ATGCAAAAACGCAGTTTCTTCGATGATATGGATCCCGCTGAAACACGGGAGTGGCTTGACGCACTGGAATCGGTGGTCGAGCGGGAGGGCCCGGAACGGGCAGCCTGGCTCCTCGATGTCATTGCCAACGAAGCCCAGGAGCAGGGCATTCATCGCACCCATCTCAACACCCCCTACCTCAATACCATTTCTCCACAAGACGAAGCCCCCATTCCCGGTGACGTGTTCATGGAGCGTCGTATTCGTTCCCTGGTGCGCTGGAATGCCCTGGCCATGGTGATGAGGGCCAACATGAACAACGATGACGAGCTGGGTGGCCACATTGCCTCCTTTGCCTCATCCGCCACTCTCTACGATGTCGGCTTCAACCATTTCTTCCGGGCCCCCAGTGATAAAAATGAAGGGGACCTGGTGTTCTTTCAGGGGCATTCGGCGCCGGGCGTATATGCGCGGGCCTACCTGGAAGGCCGTATCAGCGAAGAGCAACTGGATAATTTCCGTCGGGAAGTGGACGGGCAAGGCCTCTCCTCCTACCCGCACCCATGGCTGATGCCGGATTTCTGGCAGTTTCCTACGGTGTCCATGGGGCTGGGGCCGATTCAGGCCATCTACCAGGCCCACATCATGAAGTACCTGCAGAATCGTGAACTGATCGAGAAGGACGACCGCAAGGTCTGGGCGTTCATGGGTGATGGGGAGATGGACGAGCCGGAATCCCTTGGCGCGCTGGCGCTGGCTGGCCGGGAGAAGCTGGATAACCTGGTATTCGTGGTTAACTGTAACCTGCAGCGTCTGGATGGCCCGGTGCGTGGTAACGGCAAGATCATTCAGGAACTGGAGGGTGTGTTCCGTGGCGCCGGCTGGAATGTCATCAAGGTGGTCTGGGGTCGGCTATGGGACCCGCTGCTGGAGAAGGACAGCCAGGGCCTGCTGCGTCGTCGTATGGAAGAGTGCGTGGATGGCGAATATCAGGCGTACAAGAAGAACGGCGGCGCTTATACCCGTGAGCATTTCTTTGGTGAATACCCGGAGCTGAAGGAACTGGTAGCGCATATGTCCGATGAGGACATCTATCGTCTCAATCGCGGGGGCCACGATCCCTTCAAGGTCTATGCGGCCTACCACGAAGCCACCAGGCACACCGGTCGTCCTACCGTGATTCTGGCCAAAACCGTGAAAGGCTATGCCACTGGAGCGGGTGAAGCAGTCAACAAGACTCACCAGATGAAGAAGCTGGATCTGGAAAGTCTCAAGGAATTCCGTGACCGCTTCGATATGCCGTTCACCGACGAACAGCTGAAGGACGTCCCTTATTACCGCCCCGAGTCGGACTCTCCTGAGCTGCGCTACATGAATGAGCAGCGCAACAAGCTCGGTGGCTTTATGCCGGTACGTCGTCAGCAGGCGAGCGAGCCGCTAACAATACCCGGGCTGGATGTGTTTGCCAGTTTTCTGGAGGGCAGTGGCGATCGGGAGATTTCCACGACCATGGCCTTCGTGCGCATGATGAGTGCACTGATCAAGGACAAGCAGATCGGCGAGCGTGTGGTGCCGATCGTGCCCGATGAAGCCCGTACTTTTGGTATGGAAGGGCTGTTCCGTCAGCTGGGAATTTATTCCTCCGGTGGCCAGAAATACGAACCGGAAGATGCCGGTCAGGTGATGTACTACCGGGAAGACAAGAAGGGCCGCATCCTGGAAGAGGGCATCAACGAAGCGGGCGCCATGTCCGGCTGGCTGGCGGCTGCCACCAGTTACAGCGTGCATAACTTCGCCTTGATCCCGTTCTACATCTATTACTCCATGTTCGGTTTTCAGCGTATTGGTGACCTTGCCTGGGCGGCAGGCGACAGTCAGGCCCGCGGTTTCCTGCTGGGGGCGACAGCCGGGCGCACCACGCTTAATGGAGAGGGCCTGCAGCACCAGGACGGACACAGCCATATATTGGCTGGCACTATTCCCAACTGTGTCACCTACGACCCCACCTACAGCTATGAGTTGGCGGTGATCCTGCACGATGGCCTCAAGCGCATGTACGAAAACAACGAAAAAGTTTTCTACTACCTGACGCTGATGAACGAGAACTATCGGCACGGCGCCATGCCGGAAGGTGCCGAGGAAGGCATCCGTCGCGGCATGTACCTGTTGCGCGAAGGCAAGGGAAAAAACAAAAAAACACTGCGAGTTCAGCTGCTGGGCAGTGGCACCATTCTCCGCGAAGTGGAGGCAGCAGCAGAATTATTGCGCGATGACTTTGGTATCGCTGCGGATGTATGGAGCGTCACCAGCTTCAACGAACTGCGTCGCGAAGGCATCAGGAAAGACCGTGACGAGCTGCTCCACCCGGACAGTGAGCGCGAACAGAACTGGGTAGAGAAATGTCTGGCTGATCGCGAGGGGCCGGTGATTGCATCCACCGATTACATGCGCAGCTTTGCCGACCAGATCCGTCCCTGGATCAAGGCGCCTTACTTGGTACTGGGCACTGACGGCTTTGGTCGCAGTGATTCCCGTCAGAAGTTGCGCCACTTCTTTGAAGTGGATCGATACTTTGTGGTGCTGGCGTCGCTGAATGCGCTCCGCAAGGAAGGTAAGGTGGATGCAGCGACCGTTAAGCAGGCCATCGAGAAATACGGCATCGATACGGATAAACCCTATCCGGTGATGCATTGA
- the aceF gene encoding dihydrolipoyllysine-residue acetyltransferase yields the protein MSEKIQVPDVGSSDPVDVIEISVKVGDTIAAEDTIVVLESDKATVEVPAPKAGKVTAINVKVGDRVKEGDDLLEVEGDAGATDSAPVAEEKTDVSAVTEAASEPKIEAAPAVSASSEGARTETVSVPDLGDIEGAEIIEVSVAPGDVLEAEQVIAVLESDKASLEIPAPMAGIVETVIIKAGDKVSTGDALLTLKVSGGDAAHAPAAQDKPAPARAEAAASKPEPEATPAPAAVSSPGKSVHAGPAVRKLAREMGVDLAQVSGTGPKDRILKEDVHAWVKQRLEVQPAAGGGGGGLSLDLPDIDYSQFGDIEREELNKLRKVSAQNLHRSWLTIPHVTQHDNADITDLEAFRKQQNKALEREGIKLTMLAFLVAACAKALKEFPRFNCSLENSGEALIHKHYINIGIAVDTPNGLVVPVIKDADKKSLKEIAREMGELAEKARNRKLTPADMKGGTFSISSLGGIGGTAFTPIVNWPEVAILGVSRSDMQPVWDGKQFVPRLTLPLSLSYDHRVIDGAEAARFTTYLSQLLSDMRRVLL from the coding sequence GTGAGTGAGAAGATTCAGGTTCCCGATGTGGGCAGCAGTGATCCTGTTGACGTCATCGAGATCAGCGTAAAGGTCGGCGACACCATCGCCGCGGAAGACACCATTGTGGTGCTGGAATCGGACAAGGCCACCGTGGAAGTGCCGGCGCCGAAAGCGGGCAAGGTCACTGCCATCAATGTGAAGGTGGGCGATCGCGTAAAAGAAGGCGATGACCTTCTGGAGGTTGAGGGCGATGCCGGTGCCACGGATAGCGCTCCGGTAGCTGAAGAGAAAACTGACGTTTCGGCGGTTACGGAAGCGGCATCCGAGCCAAAGATCGAGGCGGCTCCTGCCGTGTCAGCCAGCAGCGAAGGTGCCCGTACGGAAACCGTCTCTGTGCCGGATCTGGGTGACATCGAAGGCGCCGAGATCATCGAAGTCAGCGTGGCCCCCGGTGATGTGCTGGAAGCCGAGCAGGTAATTGCCGTTCTGGAATCAGACAAGGCCTCGCTGGAAATTCCGGCACCCATGGCGGGCATCGTGGAGACGGTGATCATCAAGGCCGGCGACAAGGTTAGCACCGGCGATGCTCTGTTGACCTTGAAAGTGTCTGGCGGTGATGCCGCCCATGCACCCGCTGCGCAGGATAAGCCTGCTCCAGCCAGGGCTGAAGCGGCGGCCAGCAAGCCCGAGCCTGAAGCGACACCGGCCCCGGCAGCAGTGAGTTCGCCAGGCAAGTCGGTACACGCCGGCCCTGCGGTGCGCAAGCTCGCCCGGGAAATGGGGGTGGACCTGGCTCAGGTCTCCGGGACTGGCCCGAAAGATCGGATTCTCAAGGAGGATGTGCATGCCTGGGTCAAGCAGCGTCTGGAGGTGCAGCCTGCTGCGGGGGGCGGAGGAGGTGGTCTGTCGCTGGATCTTCCGGATATCGATTACAGCCAGTTTGGCGATATCGAGCGCGAAGAGCTGAACAAGCTGCGTAAGGTGTCTGCCCAGAACCTGCACCGCTCCTGGTTGACCATTCCCCACGTGACCCAGCATGACAATGCTGACATTACCGATCTGGAAGCCTTCCGCAAGCAGCAAAACAAGGCGTTGGAGCGTGAGGGAATCAAGCTTACGATGCTGGCGTTTCTGGTGGCGGCCTGTGCCAAGGCGCTGAAGGAGTTTCCGCGTTTCAATTGCTCCCTGGAGAACAGCGGAGAAGCCCTGATCCACAAGCACTACATCAACATCGGCATTGCGGTGGATACTCCCAATGGCCTGGTGGTGCCTGTGATCAAGGATGCGGACAAGAAAAGCCTGAAAGAGATTGCCCGGGAAATGGGCGAGCTGGCGGAGAAAGCACGTAATCGCAAGCTGACCCCGGCGGACATGAAGGGCGGTACTTTTAGTATCTCGTCACTGGGTGGCATTGGCGGTACGGCATTTACGCCGATTGTGAACTGGCCGGAAGTGGCCATTCTCGGGGTGAGCCGTTCGGACATGCAGCCGGTGTGGGATGGCAAGCAGTTCGTGCCGCGTCTGACCCTGCCGCTGAGCCTGTCCTATGACCACCGTGTGATTGATGGCGCCGAAGCTGCCCGCTTTACCACTTACCTGAGCCAGTTGCTGTCAGATATGCGACGGGTCTTGCTGTAG
- a CDS encoding Spy/CpxP family protein refolding chaperone has protein sequence MKKVIVILLAVFATSAFAFGPGGDHKGGERMVEHMAQKLDLSEEQSEQMKAIFTEQGEKMKALHDETQGKINAILTPEQQKKMAEMKEKRKERREERKEKRKEKMKEENE, from the coding sequence ATGAAAAAAGTCATCGTCATTCTTCTCGCCGTGTTCGCCACTTCCGCCTTTGCCTTCGGCCCCGGCGGTGATCATAAAGGCGGTGAGCGCATGGTCGAGCACATGGCCCAGAAACTGGATCTGAGCGAAGAGCAAAGCGAACAGATGAAGGCTATCTTTACCGAGCAGGGCGAAAAAATGAAAGCGCTGCATGATGAAACCCAGGGCAAGATCAACGCCATCCTGACGCCGGAGCAGCAGAAGAAAATGGCCGAAATGAAAGAAAAACGCAAAGAGCGCAGGGAAGAGCGCAAGGAAAAACGGAAAGAGAAAATGAAGGAAGAAAACGAATAA
- a CDS encoding response regulator yields the protein MSRILIVEDEPRLSQLVADYLAHAHFETEQTDSAKAAITLAESGRFDAMLLDLMLPDGDGMEVCKSIRKHSNLPILMITARVDEVDRLLGLELGADDYICKPFSPREVVARVKAVLRRAHPEPAPAGQILELDPERYEARIGSQHISLTAIEFALMQTLARHPGRIWSRDQLMDEIYQDHRVVSDRTIDSHIRKLRKKLTEHSDDAHDWIGSVYGVGYRLETP from the coding sequence ATGAGCCGCATTCTGATTGTCGAAGACGAGCCCCGTCTCTCCCAGCTGGTAGCGGACTACCTTGCCCACGCACACTTCGAAACCGAACAGACCGACAGCGCCAAGGCCGCCATCACCCTCGCAGAAAGTGGCCGCTTCGATGCCATGCTGCTGGATCTGATGCTTCCTGACGGCGATGGCATGGAGGTGTGCAAGTCAATTCGCAAACACAGCAACTTGCCGATCCTGATGATCACCGCCAGAGTGGATGAAGTGGACAGGCTACTGGGACTGGAACTGGGCGCCGATGACTACATTTGCAAGCCGTTCAGTCCGCGGGAAGTGGTGGCCCGCGTCAAGGCAGTGCTACGCAGGGCACACCCGGAGCCCGCACCAGCAGGGCAAATCCTGGAGCTGGACCCGGAGCGCTACGAGGCCCGAATCGGCAGCCAGCATATCAGCCTGACCGCCATCGAATTCGCCCTGATGCAAACCCTGGCCAGGCACCCAGGCCGGATCTGGTCGCGCGACCAATTGATGGATGAAATTTACCAGGACCACCGCGTGGTTTCCGACCGCACCATCGACAGCCACATACGCAAACTGCGCAAGAAACTCACTGAACACAGCGACGATGCCCATGACTGGATCGGCAGTGTCTACGGGGTGGGCTACCGGCTGGAAACGCCATAA
- a CDS encoding ATP-binding protein, which produces MGIRNKLFLIFLGTFLVLTVAASGFYYLSFIRSLDTYLDERQQEQVERLAEHLGSMYQQGNSWDFLLNDPRRLGRLYRLAGDGDAGRGQRGEMRHLQLLDHNKQVLLGPPAPPKLRTEIAIEADGRIVGYLTHPNQDAIRDKLSDRFRDRQQGFVAWMLAVGVGLSLLVSWLLARHLVAPILALTQHAQTLQEGDYVSRLEDHRRDELGTLSRQLDLLSERLEQGQQARQRWLSDIAHELRTPVAILKGELEALVDGIRPLHLEAIKALESETTQLAHLIDDLRDLALADGGNLRYQFQQQDLARLVTDVLESYQHALAQHHLTVTADLPDEAIASIDPVRIRQLLDNLLQNTVKYTHDEGQVLIQLKPQGNQWQLTLEDSAPGVPDTALPLLFDHLYRVESSRNRRTGGAGLGLAICLRIAEAHGGTLKAEHSPLGGVRITLTLPGEFA; this is translated from the coding sequence ATGGGCATCCGCAACAAACTCTTTCTGATCTTTCTGGGCACCTTTCTGGTCCTCACGGTGGCGGCCAGCGGCTTTTACTATCTTTCCTTTATCCGCAGCCTCGACACCTATCTGGATGAACGTCAGCAAGAGCAGGTAGAGCGACTGGCCGAACACCTTGGGAGCATGTATCAACAGGGCAACAGCTGGGACTTCCTGCTGAATGATCCGCGTCGACTAGGCAGGCTGTACCGATTAGCCGGAGACGGGGACGCTGGCCGGGGGCAACGTGGCGAAATGCGGCACCTGCAACTGCTGGATCACAACAAGCAGGTTCTGCTGGGCCCGCCAGCCCCACCTAAACTGCGCACCGAGATAGCGATTGAAGCGGACGGGCGGATCGTTGGCTATCTGACCCATCCCAATCAGGATGCCATACGCGACAAGCTGTCCGACCGTTTCAGGGATCGCCAGCAGGGCTTTGTCGCCTGGATGTTGGCGGTGGGCGTCGGCCTGTCATTACTGGTTTCCTGGCTATTGGCACGGCATCTGGTGGCTCCGATCCTCGCCCTCACACAACATGCCCAAACGCTGCAGGAAGGCGATTACGTCAGCCGGCTGGAGGATCACCGCAGAGACGAGCTTGGCACCCTGAGCCGCCAACTAGACCTGCTCTCGGAACGACTGGAACAGGGCCAGCAGGCACGGCAACGCTGGTTATCCGATATCGCCCATGAGCTGCGCACGCCAGTGGCCATTCTCAAGGGCGAACTGGAAGCGCTCGTCGACGGTATTCGTCCGCTGCACCTTGAGGCCATCAAGGCGCTGGAAAGTGAAACCACTCAGCTGGCTCACCTGATCGATGACCTTCGTGACCTGGCCCTGGCTGATGGCGGCAACCTGCGCTACCAGTTCCAGCAACAGGATCTGGCACGACTTGTCACGGATGTACTGGAAAGCTACCAGCACGCTCTGGCGCAACACCATCTCACGGTCACGGCAGACCTCCCCGATGAGGCCATCGCCTCAATTGACCCGGTGCGTATTCGTCAGTTACTGGACAACCTGCTGCAGAACACCGTGAAGTACACCCACGATGAGGGTCAGGTGCTAATCCAGCTGAAACCGCAGGGCAACCAGTGGCAACTGACCCTGGAGGACAGTGCACCCGGGGTGCCCGATACCGCCCTGCCGCTGCTGTTTGATCATCTCTACCGGGTGGAAAGCTCTCGCAACCGTCGCACCGGTGGCGCAGGGCTCGGGCTGGCCATTTGCCTGCGCATCGCCGAGGCCCATGGCGGCACACTGAAGGCCGAGCACAGCCCGTTGGGAGGCGTTCGTATTACCCTGACCTTGCCGGGAGAGTTCGCATGA